The Anaerolineales bacterium genomic interval GTCGGCGTTCGAGCGCGTCCCCGCCGGGGGTTATCTGGAGGACCTGGGTGACCAGCGATGGGGCATCGAAGATTGGATGGCGGGGGACCGGAGGCGGGTGGTGCATATTGCCGAAGGAACCTCATCGTTCGCCCTGGCCGCCAACTGCCTTGGGTTGCGTGGCACCCCGTACGGCGGCGAGCTGTTCGATCTCGGCGCCATCACCGTTCGGCACTCGGAAGGCGCGTGGGACGGCAGCCCGATCGAGGCGAGGGGGGTGGGAGAAGACGGCTGGTTCCGCGTGGGCTATCGCATCCATCCCCCTTCCTACTCCGAACCCCCGGCCGTCAGGCCGCTCACGGGGGAAGAAGAGCCGGAGCCCCCGTACATGCCGCAGCCGATCCTGTACAAAGAATGCGGTCGGCTTTGGGCGGGGCCGGCCGTCAGCATTGATGATGGGCGCGTCCTGCCCCCCAGCTGGTTAGTCACCTGCAACTTGGGGATCGACTACACCGGCGCGGCCGAGGGGTTCTTGCTTCTGCGAGACGGCGCAATCGTGCGAGATATCCCCACCGGCCGGGGTGAGGTCGGTATCACCCTGAGGGGCTGGCAACCCTACGGTCCATTGGCGACGGCCATCCAACCCGACGGATCGGTGAGCGCCATCTGGCCGGATACCGGCGATCTGCCCTCGCCGGGCGAGACGTACGAATTCCAGGTCATTGCCTACGTTGGTGACCCGGTGCGTGATCCGCCGGCCGGCTGGCGATCGCCGCCGAGCAATGTCGTCGAGATCGGGTCCGACATCTGGGCCGAGGGGCGCAATGTGCGCCTCACGCTCTTTGAGCTCGATACGGGCTGCCTAACCGCCGATCTGTTCGTGGGGGGAGGATTGGACACCACCGGCGCGGGAGGAGTGAGGCCGGTCGATGGACAGGGGCATCCGATCCGGGACGGATGCGACGCCGACATCGACGAGTGGGGACTGACGACCGGTGGGGTGGACGCCAATGGAAGGCGCATCTTCAGCGTGAACCACTACATCCATAGCTGGCGCCGGTACGTGCTCGAGCGGAGCTTCCACTTCTACAACCCCTCCATCGAGCTATACCTGGGTCCGACGGACTCCCTGACGATCTCGATGAGGCTGTGGGAGGATGACGTCTGGAGCGCCGCCGAAGCGATCTGCCACGGGGAGGTTGTGTACAGCCCTGCCGACCTGGAAGCCATTGAGGACGGTCCTGGGGAACGCCTGGTGCTGGGACAAGGCTTTGCCAGCCACTATGGAGACTGCTACCTGACGTACAGAATCACCGTACTTCCCTAGAAGCCTCGCACGACGGAGGACGTCCGGAGAATCGTCTGCCTGGACTGTGGCCTTCGAGCGCGACCCAACGTACACGGGTCACAGGATAGCCATGATCGCCTGACCCCGCGGGTGGAAGGTGCGGACGAACCCGCCCCTCGGCCTAGCGCTGTCCGACGGAACGAATGCCTATCGCTATGGAAACGGCCGGTTGGCAGAGGAACGGACTCGCTGGAACTGTCCGTACCTTCCTGTGCCGGCCTGGCGCAACGGGAGGGTAGCGCACGTTGCTCTTGACCAGCCGAGGCGCCGCCTTGGCGTCCGCAGCCGCCTCCCTACTATCGTTGGGAGGGGCTTCGTGAGGGC includes:
- a CDS encoding LysM peptidoglycan-binding domain-containing protein → MKTRRSRAFTCCLIPLLIGVGLVALALVGLFLARIFLWMPNRSPDVLMRSPLHGDQVSLQQGALVQAIARDRQGILRIELWVDGELLTAANSQVSGGSTPFPLSELWHPTSLGKHTLTIRAFDQDLKAGQATVVVEVVDKPTALPPETYEVQEGDTLADIASRYGLPPEDLAQANAGLADPLSPGATISLPPPPEDGEGPPPAEAAPPDLLPGESPPEPLEAWRPSLEDLALRSIGRIPRGRLIELEALSLEVDKAYDGVYCYLSLDGSAFERVPAGGYLEDLGDQRWGIEDWMAGDRRRVVHIAEGTSSFALAANCLGLRGTPYGGELFDLGAITVRHSEGAWDGSPIEARGVGEDGWFRVGYRIHPPSYSEPPAVRPLTGEEEPEPPYMPQPILYKECGRLWAGPAVSIDDGRVLPPSWLVTCNLGIDYTGAAEGFLLLRDGAIVRDIPTGRGEVGITLRGWQPYGPLATAIQPDGSVSAIWPDTGDLPSPGETYEFQVIAYVGDPVRDPPAGWRSPPSNVVEIGSDIWAEGRNVRLTLFELDTGCLTADLFVGGGLDTTGAGGVRPVDGQGHPIRDGCDADIDEWGLTTGGVDANGRRIFSVNHYIHSWRRYVLERSFHFYNPSIELYLGPTDSLTISMRLWEDDVWSAAEAICHGEVVYSPADLEAIEDGPGERLVLGQGFASHYGDCYLTYRITVLP